In uncultured Cohaesibacter sp., a genomic segment contains:
- a CDS encoding S24 family peptidase: MNSEIENSFKSRLVELVERSNMEPFAWAKAAGIPGATFNRIWNEGTIPKSEHLIRISEFADVSIDWLLKGKEFTTGNSAFIGIPRYDASLSAGNGFWNIETASVLDHIPFTAEFLRRRLGRSNPDDLIILTANGDSMEPLIGDADLVMVDRKKNELTDGICAFVLNGMARVKRLRQTLNGDLEVMSENPLYDKELLKKEELANFQLIGKVVWCGHHFAR, from the coding sequence ATGAACTCCGAAATCGAAAATAGCTTCAAATCACGTCTTGTTGAGTTGGTCGAGCGCTCCAACATGGAGCCATTTGCTTGGGCAAAAGCAGCAGGAATTCCTGGCGCTACATTCAACCGAATTTGGAATGAAGGAACCATTCCCAAGTCAGAGCACTTAATTCGCATTTCGGAATTTGCTGACGTATCAATAGATTGGCTGCTGAAAGGAAAAGAGTTTACGACAGGGAATAGTGCATTCATCGGCATTCCTCGTTACGATGCCTCTCTGTCTGCAGGAAATGGCTTCTGGAATATCGAAACAGCCAGTGTGCTAGATCATATCCCATTTACAGCCGAGTTTCTAAGAAGGCGATTAGGGCGCAGTAATCCTGACGACTTGATTATTTTGACCGCAAATGGCGACAGCATGGAACCTCTGATTGGCGATGCTGACCTAGTGATGGTCGACCGAAAGAAAAATGAACTGACTGATGGAATTTGCGCTTTTGTTCTCAATGGCATGGCAAGAGTGAAGCGTTTACGCCAAACCTTAAACGGCGATTTAGAGGTGATGAGCGAGAATCCGCTTTACGACAAGGAACTGCTGAAGAAAGAGGAACTGGCAAACTTCCAGCTAATTGGCAAAGTCGTCTGGTGTGGCCACCATTTTGCTCGCTAG
- a CDS encoding phosphoadenylyl-sulfate reductase, whose translation MLKRTQFTLPGAQEVEALNATFERARPELVLEWLASNATAGEVPLVSSFGADSVVLLNMIAQIDANYPVLFIDTGKHFALTLEYRDELKAHFGLNNLHSITPDQALLKEHDPHGALWITDPDACCNLRKTAPLASLLVSRVGWITGRKRFQTEHRTHLRILELDGNHLKVNPLANWGAADIADYIRSHSLPGHPLVPKGYVSIGCAPCTSPVSEGEDSRSGRWRGSDKTECGLHI comes from the coding sequence ATGTTGAAACGAACGCAGTTTACGCTGCCCGGTGCACAAGAGGTCGAGGCGCTCAATGCGACATTCGAGCGGGCTCGACCGGAACTGGTCCTTGAATGGCTGGCATCCAACGCAACCGCCGGGGAAGTGCCGCTTGTTTCGTCCTTCGGGGCGGACTCGGTCGTGCTGCTCAACATGATCGCGCAGATCGATGCCAATTATCCGGTTCTGTTCATCGATACGGGCAAGCATTTCGCTCTGACCCTGGAATATCGCGATGAGCTGAAGGCGCATTTCGGTCTGAATAATCTGCATTCGATTACGCCCGATCAGGCGCTGCTTAAGGAGCATGACCCCCATGGAGCGCTCTGGATCACCGATCCCGATGCCTGCTGCAATTTGCGCAAGACGGCTCCCCTTGCCAGTCTGCTGGTGAGCCGCGTCGGCTGGATTACCGGCCGCAAGCGCTTTCAGACTGAACACCGGACCCATCTGAGGATTCTCGAGTTGGATGGCAACCATCTCAAGGTCAATCCCCTTGCCAACTGGGGGGCGGCAGACATTGCCGATTATATCCGGTCTCATTCGCTGCCGGGCCATCCGCTCGTGCCAAAGGGATATGTTTCGATCGGCTGTGCGCCCTGCACAAGCCCGGTTTCCGAGGGCGAGGACAGTCGGTCCGGTCGTTGGAGAGGATCCGACAAGACCGAATGTGGTTTGCATATCTGA
- a CDS encoding DUF934 domain-containing protein, which produces MSNNAENARSSLWKDGAFIADDWILPEAGESPARNEKTFLTFADALALLEEGASLPSSLGVIVGADDDVNRLAPHLGHIEAVAIDFPGFGDGRGFSTARLLRERFGFTGEIRAIGNYILDQMPLLVRCGISSFLVTSEKVKAGLLRGEWPEMTRYYQPVAGDEAPPAGQLRPWLRHKAKVG; this is translated from the coding sequence ATGAGCAACAATGCTGAAAATGCCCGGTCATCGCTCTGGAAAGATGGAGCATTCATCGCAGACGACTGGATCTTGCCGGAGGCCGGAGAAAGTCCTGCTCGCAATGAAAAGACCTTTCTGACCTTCGCTGATGCTCTGGCACTGCTGGAAGAGGGCGCGTCGCTGCCATCCTCTCTGGGCGTGATTGTCGGGGCCGATGATGATGTGAACCGATTGGCACCGCATCTAGGCCATATCGAAGCCGTGGCGATCGACTTTCCCGGCTTTGGAGACGGGCGCGGCTTTTCAACGGCCCGTCTGCTGCGCGAACGCTTCGGCTTTACCGGCGAGATACGCGCCATCGGCAACTATATTCTGGACCAGATGCCGCTGCTGGTGCGCTGCGGGATTTCCAGTTTTCTGGTCACCAGCGAAAAGGTGAAAGCTGGCCTGCTTCGGGGCGAGTGGCCGGAAATGACCCGTTACTATCAGCCGGTCGCAGGCGATGAGGCTCCTCCCGCCGGACAGCTGCGCCCGTGGCTGCGCCACAAAGCCAAAGTCGGCTGA
- a CDS encoding ferredoxin--NADP reductase, with translation MTQPGLAVQSSASAANKWAFPIPANVFAQTVTEVQHYTDGLFRFRITRPASFRFRSGEFVMIGLPNAERPIFRAYSIASPSWDEEVEFYSIKVPNGPLTEHLQRIKVGDTVLMRKKPTGTLVNDALIPGKRLYMFSTGTGIAPFASLIREPETYEKFEQVILTHSCRYIDELKYGEELVALCKSDPLVGEFAKDRLVHYSSITREPFPRTGRITDLMESGKLFEDLGVAPINPEEDRGMICGSMAMLNDTKSILEKFGLEEGSNARPATFVVERAFVD, from the coding sequence ATGACTCAGCCAGGTTTGGCGGTTCAGTCTAGCGCCAGCGCTGCCAACAAATGGGCGTTTCCGATCCCGGCAAATGTGTTCGCCCAGACCGTAACCGAAGTTCAGCATTATACCGACGGGCTCTTCAGGTTCCGCATCACCCGTCCGGCGAGCTTCCGCTTCCGTTCCGGCGAGTTCGTCATGATCGGCTTGCCCAATGCTGAACGCCCCATTTTCAGGGCCTATTCCATTGCCAGTCCTTCCTGGGATGAAGAAGTGGAATTTTATTCCATCAAGGTTCCCAACGGTCCGCTGACAGAGCATCTCCAGAGGATCAAGGTTGGCGATACGGTCCTGATGCGCAAGAAGCCGACGGGGACGCTCGTCAATGATGCGCTCATACCGGGCAAGCGACTTTACATGTTCTCAACCGGTACCGGCATTGCTCCCTTTGCCTCCCTGATCCGGGAGCCGGAGACCTATGAGAAATTCGAACAGGTCATCCTGACCCATTCATGTCGCTATATCGACGAATTGAAATATGGCGAAGAGCTGGTCGCGCTTTGCAAAAGTGACCCGCTGGTTGGTGAATTCGCGAAAGATCGCCTTGTTCACTATAGCTCGATCACGCGGGAACCTTTCCCGCGAACCGGACGCATCACGGATCTGATGGAGTCGGGCAAGCTGTTTGAAGATCTCGGCGTTGCGCCCATCAACCCGGAAGAAGACCGGGGCATGATTTGCGGCTCGATGGCAATGCTTAACGATACAAAAAGCATTCTCGAAAAATTCGGCCTTGAAGAAGGATCAAATGCACGTCCGGCAACATTCGTGGTGGAGCGCGCATTCGTAGACTAA
- a CDS encoding helix-turn-helix domain-containing protein — protein sequence MPKRKWDKFAIKAELHRQGWTFTALGERFGCHRTNISVALDRPNSTGEKAISWAISIPAKELWPDRYPKSATSHRIYDSRRHGPCTSQKVTTLADNEAAA from the coding sequence ATGCCGAAGCGTAAATGGGACAAATTTGCCATCAAAGCCGAACTTCACAGACAGGGCTGGACCTTTACCGCCCTCGGTGAACGGTTCGGCTGTCACCGAACCAACATCAGCGTCGCACTGGATCGCCCCAATTCCACTGGCGAGAAAGCCATTTCATGGGCCATTAGTATTCCAGCAAAAGAGCTGTGGCCTGATCGCTACCCCAAATCAGCAACGTCTCATCGCATTTACGATAGCAGACGTCACGGTCCTTGCACCAGTCAAAAAGTTACAACTCTGGCTGACAATGAGGCCGCTGCATGA
- a CDS encoding Mu transposase C-terminal domain-containing protein has translation MTSAISIWKNGVQREWFTARELAELKLPDLPETDRAIQLLAKRLDWQTTSFARKRSGRGGGWEYHIDLLPEAALADLNKRVALDKLSQEPVQSKRSVVAKDGNAPNARQRIMMEARAALLVEIERRTIVSDQSRRKAILQFLEDLTLYRSGLPTSDQHRPDKADYAALSEAAELAAERRNSISLRSIYGWFSARDEGGVTALAPQIKKRAKPLNEVKWFGDFLKFYARPSKPTIAEALGAYVDTLENKDLAPTYKQVRTALSKLGNVDRVRGREGALTIKARMAYVSRSTEGLMPTSIYTADGKTFDAEVAHLLTGQPFRPEITSVVDVFTRKCVGFSISLKENVIAVADALRRASVEHGIPAIFYVDNGPGYKNKTFDADATGMMGRLGISKMHSIAYNSQARGIIERFHGSVWNPLARSYVTYVGRDMDKEARKKAFDVTRREIKTLGKSRILIEWDEFLADCEKAVEVYNNKPHSELPKTADPITGRKRHMSPNEFWAAQMAKGFEPVSVQPFEVNDLFRPHEIRTVNRCLINWNTNQYFHQALEQYHGDKVIVAYDVKDASKLWVRKIDEVDGDLLPGRLICVAEFAGNEERYVSVSYEQAAIEKRARAQKRRLTDKMDKVDDQLRSDLVLEHNPAENLNILEGFASTSSEADASLELIELAPVLEISPSKPRKRVFSTDEELAAWVIEHPEELTPSRKKVLTGCLQRSTSLELFRLNGVDVEALRTVLRAAA, from the coding sequence ATGACATCAGCAATCTCCATCTGGAAGAATGGCGTACAACGTGAGTGGTTCACTGCACGTGAATTGGCGGAACTTAAGCTGCCGGATTTGCCTGAAACCGACAGAGCTATTCAATTGCTTGCCAAGCGTCTTGATTGGCAGACTACGTCATTCGCCCGCAAACGGTCTGGCCGTGGTGGGGGCTGGGAATATCATATTGATCTGCTTCCAGAGGCTGCACTGGCTGATCTGAACAAACGCGTTGCCCTGGACAAGCTGTCTCAGGAACCCGTGCAAAGTAAAAGGTCAGTTGTCGCAAAGGATGGCAATGCTCCTAACGCACGTCAACGCATCATGATGGAAGCGAGAGCTGCTCTCCTTGTTGAAATCGAGCGCCGCACCATCGTTAGTGACCAGTCCCGCCGGAAAGCCATTCTGCAATTCCTTGAGGATCTCACTCTCTACAGATCCGGGTTGCCGACCAGTGACCAGCATCGCCCAGACAAAGCCGACTATGCTGCTCTTAGTGAAGCCGCCGAGCTTGCCGCTGAACGTCGAAACAGCATTTCCTTGCGCTCCATCTATGGATGGTTTTCGGCTCGCGATGAGGGTGGTGTTACCGCCCTTGCACCTCAGATCAAGAAAAGGGCCAAGCCCCTTAATGAGGTCAAATGGTTCGGCGATTTTCTCAAATTCTATGCTCGTCCCTCAAAGCCAACCATAGCGGAAGCTCTTGGTGCTTATGTCGATACTTTAGAGAACAAGGATCTCGCACCAACTTACAAGCAGGTGCGCACGGCGCTTTCCAAACTGGGCAATGTGGATCGCGTCAGAGGTCGGGAAGGTGCTTTGACCATCAAGGCGCGCATGGCCTATGTCAGCCGGTCGACGGAAGGATTGATGCCGACATCGATCTACACTGCCGATGGCAAAACCTTTGATGCCGAGGTCGCGCATTTGCTGACCGGTCAACCTTTCCGTCCAGAAATCACCTCAGTGGTGGATGTCTTCACCCGAAAGTGTGTCGGTTTTTCCATTAGCCTGAAAGAGAATGTGATCGCTGTTGCCGATGCCTTGCGCAGGGCTAGCGTCGAACATGGCATCCCGGCAATTTTCTATGTCGATAACGGACCTGGCTACAAAAACAAGACATTTGATGCTGACGCCACGGGCATGATGGGTCGTCTTGGTATCTCCAAGATGCATTCAATCGCCTATAATTCGCAAGCACGCGGCATCATCGAGCGGTTCCATGGGAGCGTCTGGAACCCTCTGGCTCGCAGCTATGTCACCTATGTCGGTCGTGATATGGACAAAGAGGCACGCAAAAAAGCCTTTGATGTCACCAGACGCGAAATCAAGACGCTGGGCAAAAGCCGGATCCTCATTGAATGGGATGAGTTTCTGGCTGACTGCGAAAAGGCGGTCGAGGTCTATAATAACAAGCCACACTCAGAGCTTCCGAAAACTGCGGATCCAATCACCGGCAGAAAACGGCATATGTCGCCAAATGAATTCTGGGCGGCCCAGATGGCCAAGGGCTTTGAGCCAGTTTCCGTGCAACCGTTTGAAGTGAATGACCTGTTCAGACCGCATGAAATCCGCACGGTCAACCGGTGCCTCATCAACTGGAACACCAACCAGTATTTCCATCAGGCGTTGGAGCAGTATCACGGCGATAAGGTCATTGTTGCCTATGACGTCAAAGATGCCAGCAAGCTCTGGGTGCGCAAAATTGATGAGGTGGATGGGGATCTGCTGCCGGGTCGCCTGATCTGTGTTGCCGAGTTTGCAGGCAATGAAGAGCGCTATGTCTCTGTTTCCTACGAGCAGGCCGCTATCGAAAAACGGGCTCGTGCCCAGAAGCGCCGCCTTACTGACAAGATGGACAAGGTTGATGACCAGTTGCGCTCGGATCTGGTGCTTGAGCATAACCCAGCCGAAAATCTCAATATACTGGAAGGCTTTGCCTCAACATCGAGTGAAGCCGACGCATCCCTTGAATTGATCGAGCTAGCCCCTGTTCTGGAGATCTCCCCCTCGAAGCCACGCAAACGCGTTTTCTCAACCGATGAGGAACTGGCCGCTTGGGTGATCGAACATCCAGAAGAACTAACCCCATCACGAAAAAAGGTGCTGACCGGATGTCTCCAGCGCAGCACCTCTTTGGAACTGTTCCGTCTCAATGGTGTCGACGTGGAAGCCCTTCGAACCGTCCTCCGCGCCGCCGCCTGA